A genomic window from Synechococcus sp. CBW1107 includes:
- a CDS encoding helix-turn-helix transcriptional regulator, with protein MSLSVASADVRQGFDAHQEAAALANPFKRRLGLVGDINASAELFRRVLPVSRLKAMGPERTWWHYGVASRFGSIVLGAWILPQVQMVVAERYGLSVFLGYAGEQVIQQDSRHWICRSNTCLILPGKSLSIEASLCSGLAFHLDSQRLLQTATGMAGLSQTPDAWVKSVHETPGWEPSREPGLAALQDMLRQTIVMAELQAGSSQSLLDRLQLDDLIYRLLAAMIFPELREESSFERLTHMIEAGRDSFDELLDFIKSNLAEPLNLTQLEMQSHYSRRALQYTFRERLGCTPLQWIRNQRLDMARLRLQNPSPGETVASISFECGYRTQSLFSVDFQQRFHVRPSQLLREARASRTR; from the coding sequence GTGTCTCTCTCTGTCGCGTCTGCTGATGTTCGTCAAGGGTTTGACGCTCATCAGGAGGCTGCTGCCCTGGCCAATCCTTTCAAGCGTCGCTTAGGGCTTGTTGGAGACATCAATGCCAGTGCAGAGCTCTTCCGCAGAGTTCTGCCGGTCAGTCGGCTCAAGGCCATGGGTCCTGAAAGGACTTGGTGGCACTATGGCGTTGCCTCGAGATTTGGTTCCATCGTCCTGGGGGCATGGATCCTTCCGCAGGTGCAGATGGTGGTCGCGGAACGCTACGGCTTGTCCGTTTTTCTGGGCTACGCAGGAGAGCAGGTCATTCAACAGGATTCACGGCATTGGATTTGCCGTTCCAACACCTGCCTGATTCTTCCTGGTAAGTCCCTCTCGATTGAGGCCAGTCTGTGCAGTGGTCTGGCCTTTCATCTCGATAGCCAACGCCTCCTGCAAACGGCCACAGGCATGGCTGGCCTCAGCCAGACGCCAGATGCCTGGGTCAAATCGGTGCATGAGACGCCTGGCTGGGAACCATCAAGGGAGCCCGGCCTGGCCGCGCTTCAGGACATGCTGAGGCAGACCATCGTCATGGCCGAACTGCAAGCTGGCTCGAGTCAGAGTCTGCTCGACCGGCTGCAGCTGGATGACCTGATCTACCGGCTGCTTGCCGCCATGATCTTCCCGGAGCTGCGGGAGGAATCCTCATTTGAGCGCCTGACCCACATGATCGAGGCAGGGCGTGACTCCTTCGATGAGCTGCTCGATTTCATCAAGTCGAATCTTGCTGAGCCTCTGAATCTGACGCAACTCGAGATGCAAAGTCATTATTCACGCCGAGCTCTGCAGTACACATTTCGTGAGAGGCTTGGCTGCACGCCATTGCAATGGATCCGCAATCAGCGTCTTGATATGGCCAGGCTGAGGCTGCAGAATCCTTCGCCTGGGGAGACTGTGGCGAGTATTTCTTTCGAGTGCGGTTACAGAACCCAGAGCTTATTCAGCGTCGATTTTCAACAGCGCTTTCATGTCAGGCCCTCCCAGCTCCTACGTGAGGCCCGCGCGTCCCGGACCCGCTAG
- a CDS encoding ABC transporter permease, with product MRRILAQCRKELLQFRRDRLTLGLAFLLPLLTLLIFGFAIRLETKVIPIVVQDFDRSPLSAAYTDRLFATDQFRPAPWRGSGDPVAGAIDRGLAKAAVIIPPEFSRRLKAGQPVEVQVLVDGTDANNARVIRNSIQGTTAFFLAGQELLNDPPPVQALTRLWFNPGRKESLYIVPGVYAVVLWIFPSLLAAIAMVKEKDKGTILQVYASGIRAPELLLGKALAYLLVGESVAVVVMGMGGLIFRLGFAGDPTPLLVGTTLYLAAAVLFGLLLGVRSANQNAAVQGVSLVGFLSALLLSGFIYPLSNIPPPLSLVSALIPARYFIVISRDAFVRGTGWAGVWLDVVMILALGALLFGATWRSLGSLQLADGGEGGA from the coding sequence ATGAGGCGAATCCTGGCCCAGTGCCGCAAGGAGCTGCTGCAGTTCCGTCGCGACCGGCTCACGCTTGGCCTGGCCTTTCTGCTGCCGCTGCTGACCCTGCTCATCTTCGGTTTCGCCATCCGCCTCGAAACCAAGGTGATCCCGATCGTGGTGCAGGACTTCGACCGCAGTCCCCTCAGTGCCGCCTACACCGACCGCCTGTTCGCCACCGACCAGTTCCGCCCTGCTCCCTGGCGGGGCAGCGGCGACCCGGTGGCCGGGGCGATCGATCGGGGCCTGGCCAAGGCGGCGGTGATCATTCCTCCGGAATTCAGCCGCCGCCTCAAGGCCGGCCAGCCGGTGGAGGTTCAGGTGCTGGTGGATGGCACCGATGCCAACAATGCCCGGGTGATCCGCAACAGCATCCAGGGCACCACGGCCTTCTTCCTCGCCGGACAGGAGCTGCTCAACGACCCGCCGCCTGTGCAGGCGCTGACGCGGCTCTGGTTCAATCCCGGCCGCAAGGAGTCGCTGTACATCGTGCCCGGGGTCTATGCCGTGGTGCTGTGGATCTTTCCCTCCCTGCTGGCCGCCATCGCCATGGTCAAGGAGAAGGACAAGGGCACGATCCTGCAGGTCTATGCCTCGGGCATCCGCGCTCCGGAGCTGCTGCTGGGCAAGGCCCTGGCCTATCTGCTGGTGGGGGAGAGCGTGGCCGTTGTGGTGATGGGGATGGGCGGGCTGATCTTCCGGCTCGGCTTCGCCGGCGACCCGACGCCTCTGCTGGTGGGCACCACGCTGTATCTGGCGGCGGCGGTGCTGTTCGGGCTGCTGCTGGGGGTGCGCAGCGCCAATCAGAATGCGGCGGTGCAGGGGGTGTCCCTGGTGGGCTTTCTCTCGGCCCTGCTGCTCTCGGGTTTCATCTATCCCCTGAGCAACATTCCCCCGCCGCTCTCGCTGGTGTCGGCCCTGATCCCGGCGCGGTACTTCATCGTGATCAGCCGCGATGCCTTCGTGAGGGGAACGGGCTGGGCCGGTGTCTGGCTGGATGTGGTGATGATCCTGGCCCTCGGTGCGCTGCTGTTTGGGGCCACCTGGCGCTCGCTGGGCTCCCTGCAGCTGGCCGATGGCGGCGAGGGCGGGGCATGA
- a CDS encoding glycoside hydrolase family 10 protein — protein sequence MKRTRWLLPVLMLCSLLLVVGVPALNAPSAAQGARSEIRGVWMTTNDMTTMRDRTKLRTAMDQLKDMHFNTVYPVVWNSGYAIHTSEVTRSRKIQSFSYKGLEGQDIVADVISEGHAKGMLVIPWFEFGFMAPPFSELALQHPTWLTQRQDGSRTSISAAGEVVWLNPFRPEVQQFITDLVLEVVGNYDGDGIQFDDHMSLPNEFGYDSYTKALYAKETKRAVPSNPMDQAWIKWRADKITAFMVELHKAVNAKKPKAIFSVSPNYYDFAYKLQLQDWLGWLRRNIVDEVIVQLYRPDVASFAAEVARPELAEARKKIPTAIGVMTGLRTKPAPMQLIQAQVQTAQQKGMGVAFFYFESLWNATAEAEDLRREGFLSLFPSPAPRTPL from the coding sequence ATGAAACGAACGCGTTGGCTGCTGCCGGTTCTGATGCTTTGCAGCTTGCTGCTGGTCGTGGGGGTTCCCGCGCTGAACGCGCCGAGTGCCGCCCAGGGCGCCCGCAGCGAGATCCGGGGGGTCTGGATGACGACCAACGACATGACCACCATGCGCGATCGCACCAAGTTGCGAACGGCGATGGACCAGTTGAAGGACATGCACTTCAACACCGTCTATCCGGTAGTCTGGAATTCGGGCTACGCCATTCACACCAGTGAGGTGACCCGTTCGCGCAAGATTCAGTCGTTTTCCTACAAGGGACTGGAAGGCCAGGACATTGTCGCGGATGTGATCAGCGAGGGTCATGCCAAGGGCATGCTCGTGATCCCCTGGTTCGAATTCGGCTTCATGGCGCCACCGTTTTCGGAGCTGGCTCTGCAACACCCCACCTGGCTCACCCAGCGGCAGGACGGCAGCCGCACCTCGATCAGCGCTGCCGGAGAAGTGGTCTGGCTCAATCCATTCAGGCCGGAGGTGCAGCAATTCATCACCGATCTGGTGCTGGAGGTGGTGGGCAACTACGACGGGGATGGCATTCAGTTCGACGATCACATGAGCCTGCCCAACGAGTTCGGCTACGACAGCTACACCAAAGCGCTTTACGCCAAGGAGACCAAGCGTGCCGTGCCGAGCAACCCGATGGATCAGGCCTGGATCAAGTGGCGCGCCGACAAGATCACGGCCTTCATGGTCGAACTGCACAAGGCCGTGAACGCCAAAAAGCCCAAGGCAATCTTTTCCGTCTCCCCGAACTACTACGACTTCGCCTACAAGCTGCAACTGCAGGACTGGCTGGGCTGGCTGCGGCGCAACATCGTCGATGAGGTGATCGTGCAGCTCTACCGACCTGATGTGGCCAGCTTCGCCGCCGAAGTGGCGCGTCCCGAGCTCGCGGAAGCCCGCAAGAAGATCCCCACCGCGATCGGGGTGATGACAGGGCTGCGCACCAAGCCCGCTCCGATGCAGCTGATTCAGGCTCAGGTGCAGACGGCCCAGCAGAAGGGGATGGGTGTGGCGTTCTTCTATTTCGAATCCCTCTGGAATGCCACCGCCGAGGCGGAAGATCTGCGCCGCGAGGGCTTCCTCTCCCTGTTCCCCAGCCCCGCGCCGAGAACGCCGCTCTGA
- a CDS encoding chemotaxis protein CheB — protein sequence MPAEPQVESRPVNPASAGVDYVVGIGASAGGLEALQELSRNLTSLGRVSYVVAQHLSPDHPSLIVDLLAHSTKLSVVTAVDGEPLQADVIAIAPPNHDVVVEGHQLRLSEPTPRFGPSPCIDLLFESIAEQWGDHGLAIVLSGTGADGARGVRAVRAAAGLTIAQSPQSAKFSAMPSAAISLGCADLVLEASAIGPKIGEWIATGGGNWVSGALPAPAPALLSSVISQLKHATGIDFSQYKESTLIRQLQRRMLSLEITTLDDYLSLLTGNAAEAHALVQNLLVTVTSFFRDREAFAALGEHLQVYVKQHSSTEPLRVWVPGCATGEEVFSIAMLLSQVLGHPAHLASHIKIFGTDLDDVSLSVCRRGVYPISEAKAIPDELRERFVIETTTEIEMTEELRSCAVFARHDVGADPPFPKLDLVSCRNTLIYFTAPMQERVLNLFRFGLVPGGLLFLGCSESLANRTPGFKVVDPEQRIFLRTAEGMLKPRQALALPAPRGPMAYAPLERVAVLRESVPEQHVALLESLIRLISKPCLVLDENHDLIEVIGDVTPFCRLPEGRISSSATSFLLPELQSEARALFLLTRADGQAITSPALHLSGHDKPFHMEVRPLDVGDRRLWVLTFLEDDEGSTDAARVDQEGLRDHVFDREIKRLEQELLSSQNTLRRSLSELEQANEELEASSEELQASSEELQSSNEELEASNEELQATNEELGTLNQQLRSRSDELENLNTDLENIQNSLSQGMVIVDRNLCVLRFSPLAVRVFGLVQADHGQPLLDVPTTLPLPGLQEALMAVIRGELRQTIEASSEEVSYLVQILPYRERDGRRLGAIVTLTDISELVALRRAAEASLNEFSTLTDALEQAVLKWDPTMQHLLYASQRIQAITGWSPAELCDQPKLLQAAIHPDDRVHVRLARDLNQPRWSVRYRLTSRDGRSLWVAETCTVVHDSDDGFIVGTLLDVSGIEVLENKARNTSVVFETVFEAQSIGVAVLDDRLRIIRANATFCRIAGHNQDSILGAHADWLSRQDDPQSLSTLAAAALAGSGSTGVLSALRLKLADGSGRDLEAEIRTTKDPAVGTLVTVIVPVSPGEHEQAISSAGRGTSTR from the coding sequence TTGCCGGCCGAGCCCCAGGTTGAGAGCAGACCCGTCAACCCAGCCTCGGCAGGCGTCGACTATGTGGTGGGTATCGGCGCCTCGGCTGGAGGGCTGGAGGCCCTCCAGGAGTTGAGCAGGAATCTCACGAGTCTGGGCCGTGTGTCCTATGTGGTGGCCCAACACCTTTCCCCTGATCACCCCAGCCTCATTGTCGATCTTCTGGCCCATTCCACCAAGCTGAGCGTGGTGACAGCCGTTGATGGGGAACCGCTCCAAGCCGATGTGATCGCGATCGCACCTCCCAACCATGATGTGGTGGTTGAGGGGCATCAGCTGAGGCTCAGTGAACCAACTCCCCGGTTCGGCCCGAGTCCATGCATCGACCTGTTGTTTGAATCGATTGCCGAGCAGTGGGGTGATCACGGCCTGGCCATTGTGCTCTCGGGAACAGGAGCCGATGGGGCGCGGGGCGTGCGCGCGGTTCGAGCGGCCGCCGGCCTGACCATCGCTCAATCACCGCAGAGTGCCAAGTTCAGCGCCATGCCCAGTGCCGCCATCAGCCTGGGCTGCGCGGATCTGGTCCTGGAGGCGAGCGCCATCGGGCCGAAGATCGGCGAATGGATCGCCACCGGTGGCGGCAACTGGGTCAGTGGAGCCCTGCCGGCACCCGCACCTGCTTTGCTCAGCAGTGTGATTTCCCAGTTGAAGCATGCCACTGGAATCGACTTTTCCCAGTACAAGGAGTCGACCCTGATTCGGCAACTCCAGCGTCGCATGCTGAGCCTGGAGATCACTACCCTCGACGACTATCTTTCGCTGTTGACCGGGAATGCTGCAGAGGCTCATGCCCTTGTGCAGAACCTGTTGGTCACCGTGACCTCGTTTTTTCGCGACCGTGAGGCCTTCGCGGCCCTTGGCGAGCACTTGCAGGTGTATGTCAAGCAGCACAGCAGCACCGAACCATTGCGGGTGTGGGTGCCTGGATGTGCAACGGGGGAGGAAGTGTTCTCGATTGCCATGCTGCTCAGCCAGGTTCTGGGGCATCCAGCCCATCTGGCCTCCCACATCAAGATCTTCGGCACCGACCTTGATGACGTCAGCCTGTCGGTGTGTCGGCGTGGTGTTTATCCGATCTCAGAAGCCAAGGCCATCCCCGATGAGCTGCGCGAACGCTTCGTGATCGAGACGACGACGGAAATCGAGATGACGGAGGAGCTTCGTAGCTGCGCTGTCTTCGCCCGTCATGATGTTGGTGCCGACCCACCCTTTCCCAAGCTGGATCTGGTTTCGTGCCGCAACACGCTCATCTATTTCACCGCTCCAATGCAGGAGCGTGTGTTGAATCTGTTCCGCTTTGGTCTGGTCCCCGGAGGCCTGCTCTTTCTGGGATGCTCCGAGTCGCTGGCCAACCGCACGCCCGGCTTCAAGGTCGTCGATCCCGAGCAGCGGATTTTCCTGCGAACAGCGGAGGGGATGCTGAAACCACGTCAGGCCCTGGCCCTACCAGCGCCACGGGGTCCCATGGCCTACGCCCCTCTGGAGAGGGTGGCCGTCTTGCGGGAGTCGGTACCGGAGCAGCACGTGGCTCTGCTGGAGTCACTGATCCGCCTGATCAGCAAGCCCTGCCTGGTGCTGGATGAGAACCATGATCTCATTGAGGTGATCGGTGATGTCACACCATTTTGCCGCCTTCCTGAAGGTCGCATCAGCTCATCGGCCACTTCATTTCTCCTCCCGGAGCTTCAGTCGGAAGCTCGAGCGTTGTTCCTGTTGACACGGGCTGATGGCCAGGCGATCACCAGCCCGGCCTTACATCTTTCAGGCCACGACAAGCCCTTCCACATGGAAGTGAGGCCTTTAGATGTCGGTGATCGGAGGCTGTGGGTTCTCACATTTCTTGAGGATGACGAGGGTTCCACTGATGCCGCCAGGGTCGATCAGGAGGGCCTTCGTGATCATGTTTTCGATCGGGAAATCAAACGGCTGGAGCAGGAGCTGCTGAGCAGTCAGAACACCTTACGTCGATCCCTCAGCGAACTGGAGCAAGCCAACGAAGAGCTGGAAGCCTCATCGGAAGAGCTCCAGGCTTCATCGGAAGAACTGCAATCCTCCAATGAAGAGCTGGAAGCCTCGAACGAAGAGCTGCAGGCCACCAATGAGGAACTGGGCACCCTCAACCAACAGCTGCGATCGCGCAGTGATGAACTCGAAAACTTGAACACGGATCTGGAAAACATCCAGAACTCCCTGAGTCAGGGCATGGTCATCGTTGATCGCAATCTCTGCGTTCTCAGGTTCAGCCCCTTGGCCGTCAGGGTGTTCGGGCTCGTCCAGGCCGACCATGGCCAGCCACTGCTGGATGTGCCGACAACTCTCCCCCTTCCCGGCCTCCAGGAGGCGCTGATGGCGGTGATCAGGGGAGAGCTGCGTCAGACCATCGAGGCGAGCAGCGAAGAGGTGTCGTATCTGGTCCAGATCCTGCCCTATCGGGAACGAGATGGCCGGCGTCTGGGTGCCATTGTCACGCTTACGGACATCTCTGAACTTGTGGCGCTGCGCAGAGCGGCCGAGGCCTCACTCAATGAGTTCTCAACGCTGACTGATGCCCTTGAGCAGGCCGTCCTGAAATGGGATCCAACCATGCAGCACCTGCTCTACGCCAGCCAGAGGATTCAAGCCATCACAGGATGGAGCCCGGCTGAACTGTGCGACCAGCCCAAGTTACTGCAGGCGGCCATTCATCCCGACGATCGAGTTCATGTGAGGCTGGCCCGCGACCTCAACCAACCCCGCTGGTCCGTGCGCTACCGCCTGACCAGCCGCGATGGACGAAGCCTCTGGGTGGCCGAGACGTGCACGGTGGTGCATGACTCCGATGATGGATTCATCGTTGGCACACTATTGGATGTCAGCGGGATCGAGGTCCTTGAGAACAAGGCCAGGAACACCTCTGTCGTCTTCGAGACCGTCTTTGAAGCCCAGAGCATTGGTGTGGCGGTGCTGGATGACCGCCTCCGCATCATCAGAGCCAACGCCACGTTCTGCCGCATCGCAGGCCACAACCAGGACTCCATCCTTGGGGCACATGCCGATTGGCTCTCACGCCAGGACGATCCCCAGTCACTCAGTACCTTGGCCGCGGCCGCCCTGGCAGGTTCAGGCAGCACGGGGGTGCTCTCGGCACTGCGGCTGAAGCTGGCCGATGGATCCGGCCGTGATCTGGAGGCCGAGATCCGCACCACCAAGGATCCCGCTGTCGGGACGTTGGTCACGGTGATTGTGCCCGTGAGCCCAGGGGAGCACGAGCAGGCGATCAGCTCAGCTGGCCGCGGAACCTCGACACGCTGA
- the folP gene encoding dihydropteroate synthase: MALSWGERTYVMGVINVTPDSFSDGGRFVGPEAALRQARRMLRQGADLLDLGGQSTRPGAAEIDSETEQARVLPALALIRSTGADVGSPLVSIDTFRAPVAAAALAAGAHWINDVSAGRRDPDILSVVADFGCPYVLMHSRGDSRSMDDLASYGDVVAEVCEELLRATDAAMAAGVRPQQLIWDPGLGFAKTTEQNLALLRGLAVMRREGFPLLVGPSRKRFIGAVLNEPRPRARLWGTAAVCAEAIAAGADVLRVHDVGPIVQTARMVDAIRRV, encoded by the coding sequence ATGGCCCTGAGCTGGGGCGAGCGCACCTATGTGATGGGCGTGATCAATGTCACGCCCGATTCCTTCAGCGATGGCGGTCGCTTCGTGGGCCCCGAAGCGGCGCTGCGCCAGGCCCGCCGGATGCTGCGCCAGGGGGCCGATCTGCTTGATCTCGGCGGCCAGAGCACCCGGCCGGGCGCGGCGGAGATCGACTCGGAAACGGAACAGGCGCGGGTGCTGCCGGCCCTGGCCCTGATCCGCTCCACCGGCGCCGATGTCGGCAGCCCCCTGGTCTCGATCGACACCTTTCGTGCGCCGGTGGCGGCAGCGGCCCTGGCCGCCGGTGCTCACTGGATCAACGATGTCAGCGCGGGACGCCGCGATCCCGACATCCTCTCGGTGGTGGCTGATTTCGGCTGTCCCTATGTGCTGATGCACAGCCGCGGTGACAGCCGCAGCATGGATGATCTGGCCAGCTATGGGGATGTGGTGGCGGAGGTGTGTGAGGAGTTGCTCCGTGCCACCGACGCCGCCATGGCGGCCGGTGTCCGCCCCCAGCAATTGATCTGGGATCCAGGCCTGGGCTTCGCCAAGACCACCGAACAGAACCTGGCGCTGCTGCGGGGATTGGCGGTGATGCGCCGCGAGGGCTTTCCCCTGTTGGTGGGTCCCTCGCGCAAGCGCTTCATCGGTGCCGTGCTCAACGAACCCAGACCAAGGGCGCGGCTCTGGGGAACAGCGGCTGTATGCGCTGAAGCGATCGCCGCCGGTGCGGATGTGCTGCGTGTTCACGATGTGGGCCCGATCGTGCAGACGGCCCGGATGGTGGACGCGATCCGGCGCGTCTGA
- a CDS encoding cation diffusion facilitator family transporter, translated as MPPAPSDSGESQHPAVGIQRQPHRRQHEHRPGSAAAFRWSVILNSALSGLQLVIGVAFGSLALIGDAVHNIGDVAGLLFGWGAERLSSRPATPRFTYGFGRSTQLASLVNAVLILMAAAVVIVEGFQRLLHPVAVVSTPVAWAAAAGIVVNLLSARLFGDDHSHDLNRRAAVVHLLTDAAVSAAVLISAVLVGITGWPWLDPFTAVGVGLVVAWSGWELLREALVVALDAVPRGIDIAQVDGALRSLPQVVDVHHLHVWAMSTSQNALTAHVIREPGAADDMELLHEAKRRLAQIGIAHSTLQLEPPP; from the coding sequence ATGCCTCCAGCCCCATCCGATTCCGGAGAGTCCCAGCACCCGGCCGTTGGCATTCAGCGCCAGCCTCACCGGCGTCAGCATGAGCATCGGCCCGGCTCGGCCGCAGCCTTTCGCTGGAGCGTGATCCTCAACAGCGCTCTCTCAGGCCTGCAGCTGGTGATCGGGGTGGCCTTCGGTTCCCTGGCGCTGATCGGGGACGCCGTGCACAACATCGGCGACGTGGCGGGGCTGCTGTTCGGCTGGGGGGCCGAGCGGTTGAGCTCCCGGCCGGCCACGCCCCGCTTCACCTATGGCTTCGGGCGCAGCACCCAGCTGGCGTCGCTGGTGAATGCGGTGCTGATTCTGATGGCGGCCGCGGTGGTGATCGTTGAGGGCTTCCAGCGGCTTCTTCATCCGGTGGCGGTGGTGAGCACGCCGGTGGCCTGGGCAGCGGCGGCCGGAATCGTCGTGAACCTGCTCTCGGCGCGCCTCTTCGGCGACGACCACAGCCATGACCTCAACCGCCGTGCCGCGGTGGTGCACCTGCTCACGGACGCCGCCGTGTCGGCGGCGGTGCTGATCAGCGCCGTGCTGGTGGGGATCACGGGCTGGCCCTGGCTGGATCCGTTCACCGCGGTCGGTGTGGGTCTGGTGGTGGCCTGGAGTGGCTGGGAGTTGCTGCGCGAAGCCCTGGTCGTGGCCCTCGACGCGGTGCCGCGCGGCATCGACATCGCCCAGGTGGATGGCGCCCTGCGTTCCCTGCCCCAGGTGGTGGATGTGCATCATCTGCACGTGTGGGCGATGAGCACCTCCCAGAACGCCCTCACCGCCCATGTCATCCGAGAGCCTGGTGCCGCGGATGACATGGAACTGCTGCATGAGGCCAAGCGCCGCCTGGCTCAGATCGGGATCGCCCACAGCACCCTGCAGCTGGAGCCACCGCCCTGA
- a CDS encoding EF-1 guanine nucleotide exchange domain-containing protein, with the protein MSLSAVECPNGICHSFHGGHTVERMNLDDSLQRHGRDWCERLAERVYELSVDSFSESVTPHLHQPGWQRRHLDWEFHLQAEDAEAERTVVDGTINAVESFLRSHEVQRLFVRELVQGTLAEAGSRGSLRARVLQQLIERELLVLISEQREELLDRVAMAMLDEADGQFEPVRSLAGEALEQVEHLLVNHAEASR; encoded by the coding sequence ATGAGCCTCTCGGCGGTCGAGTGCCCTAACGGCATCTGCCACAGCTTTCACGGCGGTCACACCGTGGAGCGCATGAACCTGGATGACAGCCTCCAGCGCCACGGGCGCGACTGGTGCGAACGGCTGGCTGAGCGGGTCTATGAGCTCTCGGTGGACAGCTTCAGCGAAAGTGTCACGCCCCACCTCCATCAACCCGGCTGGCAGCGTCGCCACCTCGACTGGGAGTTCCACCTCCAGGCCGAGGATGCCGAAGCCGAACGCACGGTGGTGGACGGGACCATCAATGCCGTGGAGAGTTTCCTCCGCAGCCATGAGGTGCAACGCCTGTTCGTGCGCGAACTCGTGCAGGGCACCCTGGCGGAGGCCGGATCACGGGGGTCGCTGCGGGCCCGGGTGCTGCAGCAGCTGATCGAGCGGGAGCTGCTGGTGCTGATCAGTGAACAACGGGAGGAGTTGCTGGATCGGGTTGCCATGGCGATGCTCGATGAAGCCGATGGCCAGTTCGAGCCGGTGCGCAGCCTCGCCGGTGAGGCGCTCGAGCAGGTGGAGCACCTGCTGGTGAACCACGCCGAAGCCTCCCGCTGA
- a CDS encoding Rrf2 family transcriptional regulator, with product MSFSTKTEYGLVALIELAEVFSDGGVLQAGEIARRQGIPERYLEQMLTSLRRSGLVRSLRGPRGGYQLARSAELITVAEVLACLEGKAGGASPDGRRSTTAFLVLTALEQKLEQARARVLAALTLKQLLDDCRARSQPTLMYHI from the coding sequence GTGAGTTTCAGCACCAAAACGGAATACGGACTGGTGGCCCTGATCGAGCTGGCTGAGGTGTTCTCAGACGGTGGCGTGCTCCAGGCCGGTGAAATCGCCCGCCGCCAGGGGATCCCTGAGCGCTATCTCGAGCAGATGCTCACCAGCCTGCGCCGCAGTGGACTGGTGCGCAGCCTGCGCGGCCCCCGGGGCGGCTATCAGCTGGCCAGGTCAGCGGAGCTGATCACGGTGGCGGAGGTGCTCGCCTGTCTGGAGGGCAAGGCAGGTGGAGCGAGCCCCGATGGCAGGCGTTCCACCACGGCCTTCCTGGTGCTCACGGCCCTGGAGCAGAAACTGGAGCAGGCCCGCGCCAGGGTCCTGGCGGCCCTGACCCTGAAGCAGCTGCTGGACGACTGCAGGGCCAGGAGCCAGCCGACCCTGATGTATCACATCTGA
- a CDS encoding ABC transporter permease, whose translation MRILRHWWRLISVSRLWALVRKEVQQILRDRQLIKLLIIPPTLQLLIYGFALNPEVHDLRLGVVDYAQVSASRELVSALTANRIFLASSYPRSERELARQVERGELTAGLVIPPNFNKRLAAGDTAQVQVFIDGVDANSAGIASGYIQQILRRFRPDAGASPPTPPVRTQVRFLYNPGLTSSWFFVPGVIGLVLTLIATLLSAVTLVREKDTGTLEQLLMTPAAAWEILLAKILPLVVLLMGDVLLALLLGRLVFGVPIRGNPLLLLTLSGLYLFVGIGVGIMLATVCRSQQQVMLTAFFITLPMVQTSGAIAPIESMPAFFQVLSLLNPLRHYIAILRGLLLKGVGLEALWPHALALLVMAPLLMAISVSRFRGQLS comes from the coding sequence ATGAGGATCCTGCGTCACTGGTGGCGGCTGATCTCGGTCAGCCGCCTCTGGGCCCTGGTGCGCAAGGAGGTCCAGCAGATCCTGCGCGACCGGCAGCTGATCAAGCTGCTGATCATTCCTCCCACCCTGCAGCTGCTGATCTACGGCTTCGCCCTCAACCCGGAGGTGCACGATCTCAGGCTGGGAGTGGTTGATTACGCCCAGGTTTCGGCCAGCCGGGAGCTGGTGTCGGCCCTCACCGCCAACCGGATCTTTCTGGCCTCCTCCTATCCCCGCAGCGAGCGGGAGCTGGCGCGTCAGGTGGAGCGCGGTGAGCTCACGGCCGGCCTGGTGATCCCGCCCAACTTCAACAAGCGGCTGGCCGCCGGGGACACCGCCCAGGTGCAGGTGTTCATCGACGGGGTCGACGCCAACAGCGCCGGGATTGCCAGTGGCTACATCCAGCAGATCCTGCGCCGGTTCCGTCCGGACGCGGGGGCTTCGCCGCCCACGCCGCCCGTGCGCACCCAGGTGAGATTTCTCTACAACCCTGGCCTCACCAGCAGCTGGTTCTTCGTGCCCGGGGTGATCGGCCTGGTGCTCACCCTGATCGCCACCCTGCTGTCGGCGGTGACGCTGGTGCGCGAGAAGGACACCGGCACGCTCGAGCAGCTCCTGATGACCCCGGCTGCCGCCTGGGAGATCCTGCTCGCGAAGATCCTGCCCCTGGTCGTGCTGCTGATGGGGGATGTGCTGCTGGCCCTGCTGCTCGGCCGGCTGGTGTTCGGCGTGCCGATCCGGGGGAATCCGCTGCTGCTGCTGACCCTGTCGGGCCTCTATCTGTTCGTCGGGATCGGGGTGGGGATCATGCTGGCCACGGTCTGCCGCTCCCAGCAGCAGGTGATGCTCACGGCCTTCTTCATCACCCTGCCGATGGTGCAGACCTCCGGGGCGATCGCGCCGATCGAGAGCATGCCGGCCTTCTTTCAGGTGCTCTCCCTGCTCAACCCCCTGCGCCACTACATCGCCATCCTGCGGGGGCTGCTGCTCAAGGGAGTCGGCCTCGAGGCGCTCTGGCCCCATGCCCTCGCCCTGCTGGTGATGGCACCGCTGCTGATGGCCATCAGCGTGTCGAGGTTCCGCGGCCAGCTGAGCTGA